Proteins from one Desulfonema limicola genomic window:
- a CDS encoding IS4 family transposase, translating into MDTSENIKLKLSEILTREEVNAIAKKTGFFQRTGKICPFDFLMVLIFRLAVSYPPALRLMVSFLEKDVSISSLHQRFSEKAAEFVKCCLQTIIAKQTMKDQPVSIKLLEPFNRVIIQDSSSWDISPQLKEIYTGAGGSASKANCKLQFCYDYKTGSIILLEDTKGTEPDQAHGKQIKDIVKENDLILRDLGYSSYETFSDIAQKKAYFCSRFLTTSDVWELIDGKYVKVDFEKIFKQNDAGVELNVFLKGKGKDQYLPIRLIAFPVPQEIANLRRSRLHKNAAKKGRTCSPKGLFLCDWSMFITNASEDLIPSKMIRTLYRIRWSIELIFKNWKSILKIHVSSVRKNHWRIKCELYAKLILAVMVHSIHQKVHYSTWTIKKKEISFDSLWKYIIARAESLHGAVKKSASEYVAIINSSLPSIIKVCEKYHQPSRKTTLQMIDEMIGDVQHFKIIGKNCLT; encoded by the coding sequence ATGGATACAAGTGAAAATATTAAATTAAAACTTTCTGAAATTCTTACTCGCGAAGAAGTTAATGCAATAGCCAAAAAAACCGGTTTTTTTCAAAGAACAGGCAAAATATGTCCATTTGATTTTTTAATGGTACTGATTTTCAGATTAGCAGTTTCATATCCTCCAGCATTAAGATTAATGGTGTCGTTTCTTGAAAAAGATGTCAGCATATCCAGTTTACATCAACGTTTTTCTGAAAAAGCTGCCGAATTTGTTAAATGCTGTTTGCAAACAATTATAGCAAAACAAACAATGAAAGACCAGCCTGTTTCTATAAAACTACTGGAGCCTTTTAACCGGGTAATAATTCAGGACAGTTCAAGTTGGGATATATCTCCTCAATTAAAAGAAATATATACCGGAGCAGGCGGAAGTGCTTCAAAAGCAAACTGCAAGCTTCAATTTTGTTATGACTATAAAACAGGTTCCATCATATTGCTTGAAGATACCAAAGGCACCGAACCGGATCAGGCGCATGGAAAACAAATAAAAGATATTGTTAAAGAAAATGACTTAATCCTGAGAGATCTCGGATATTCATCATATGAGACCTTTTCAGATATTGCACAAAAAAAAGCATATTTTTGTTCACGCTTTCTCACGACATCAGATGTTTGGGAACTCATAGACGGCAAATATGTCAAAGTGGATTTTGAAAAAATTTTTAAACAAAATGATGCCGGTGTGGAATTAAATGTATTTTTAAAAGGTAAAGGAAAAGACCAGTATCTTCCGATTCGTTTGATTGCTTTCCCTGTTCCCCAGGAGATCGCAAATCTCAGAAGGAGCAGATTACATAAAAATGCTGCTAAAAAAGGACGAACCTGCTCTCCCAAGGGTTTATTTTTGTGCGACTGGTCAATGTTTATTACAAATGCTTCTGAAGATTTGATTCCTTCAAAAATGATTCGCACTCTTTATCGCATTCGCTGGAGCATCGAACTGATTTTCAAAAACTGGAAATCAATTCTTAAAATTCATGTCAGCAGTGTGCGAAAAAATCACTGGCGGATTAAATGCGAATTATATGCAAAATTGATACTGGCAGTCATGGTTCATTCAATTCATCAGAAAGTACATTATTCTACCTGGACAATAAAGAAAAAAGAAATCAGTTTTGATAGTCTGTGGAAATATATTATTGCAAGAGCAGAATCATTGCACGGAGCTGTCAAGAAATCCGCATCTGAGTATGTCGCCATAATAAATTCATCTCTTCCTTCAATCATAAAAGTTTGCGAAAAATATCATCAGCCATCACGAAAAACAACGCTGCAAATGATAGACGAGATGATTGGTGATGTTCAACATTTTAAAATTATAGGAAAAAATTGTTTAACTTAA
- a CDS encoding Rpn family recombination-promoting nuclease/putative transposase: MEIINPHDKLFREAGGDKAFASDILKNYLPRDVLKLIDLNTLEISKDSFIEKELKDYYSDLLYKINLADKPGYVYILFEHKSYKDRLAPLQVLEYMTKIWRLHLKQHKKEPLPVIIPMFLYHGQSRWKDTKFSDLMNDSASLLSDYVPDFKYIMLDLTQYPDEEIKGAVLSRVVMLLFKHIFDPDIIEKLPGIFSLMQEIIEAENGMQYLEVILRYIFSTIDVSDEEIKNVVEKSVSREKGEFIMTAMERWQNEAIKNAEKTIQIEAIQMGLMIKFKDKCQKFMAIINKIEDIEKLKQIKQAVIKVNDEYEFLKLIEQ; this comes from the coding sequence GTGGAAATAATCAATCCCCATGACAAGCTGTTTCGGGAAGCAGGCGGCGATAAAGCTTTTGCTTCTGATATTCTTAAAAATTATCTTCCCCGGGATGTTTTAAAACTGATTGATCTTAACACCCTGGAAATTTCAAAGGATTCATTTATTGAAAAAGAACTGAAAGATTATTATTCCGACCTGCTTTATAAAATCAATCTGGCAGACAAGCCCGGCTATGTTTATATTTTATTTGAACATAAAAGCTATAAAGACAGGCTGGCTCCGCTCCAGGTTCTTGAATACATGACGAAAATCTGGCGGCTGCATTTAAAACAGCATAAAAAAGAACCGCTGCCTGTAATAATTCCCATGTTTTTATATCACGGACAAAGCAGATGGAAAGATACAAAATTTTCAGATTTAATGAATGATTCAGCCTCCCTGTTGTCTGATTATGTGCCTGATTTTAAATATATTATGCTTGATCTGACACAATATCCAGATGAAGAAATAAAAGGGGCGGTTTTATCCCGTGTGGTCATGCTGCTGTTTAAACATATCTTTGATCCGGATATTATTGAAAAACTGCCTGGTATTTTTTCTTTGATGCAGGAAATTATAGAAGCTGAAAACGGGATGCAGTACCTTGAGGTAATTTTAAGATATATTTTCAGTACCATAGATGTTTCTGACGAAGAAATTAAAAATGTTGTGGAAAAATCTGTTTCCAGAGAGAAAGGAGAGTTTATTATGACTGCGATGGAAAGATGGCAGAATGAGGCAATTAAGAATGCTGAAAAAACAATTCAAATTGAGGCTATCCAGATGGGCTTGATGATAAAATTTAAGGATAAGTGCCAGAAGTTTATGGCAATCATTAATAAGATTGAAGATATTGAAAAACTTAAACAAATTAAACAGGCTGTAATAAAAGTAAACGATGAATATGAATTTCTTAAATTAATTGAACAATGA
- a CDS encoding penicillin-binding transpeptidase domain-containing protein, whose product MKPVTSFICLIIVTAVLTGAGLRLHFLQKNAGQTQAETGEKNSPAAEDEKLFYALLDAKLIKPGTENDQLIIEPPDFILKIKAEQTGFSADEIEKQEKLVNALYGSPVGRFVRTQVRLWNESRHLAGIRDNRNKGAAVSANTGSQWQAYETENPDWIFPNTGDRVSEDFGYVNNGKLIPGFSDWFTAHSISESVEFRTEIHAENAVPDFMVQVIGTPVSVYPEPKGMTACINPNPQKDQTADACQILFSLKKGINEIKIKVKSVQNKEPRIAGLSIRKISNPPGFEWVKTKPVMLSPSLKPLKIFTSDKIELADDAGCPTAQSEKLGLTSLTGMADRMPYSLSGILARSILPSNMKSVTLTIDSRIQQAAQESLELKIKEFFQGDKYSEERRGAIVVIDPENGAVLAAAQYPEPLNPRLFHPWDLASFSKIYPVKNPMIVKAWQGLDKHNAPGSTFKTVTALSAMEAAEGNNALKKFIQGFSRSEFEKNTGLSLNCASYDPVSMACVPPDACLLYHPVTKKCVKKKYPYSIDNFSDAPLSSSFEPNINTFGLRQAVRDSVNVWFVRLALLFDGKAALEYDQAFAARRRENPVMPDFQLVRTAQKLGFGDNLIDLAPNPPSDLHLFRHKSGEGDVLSARPGKPDLMNPKMQGLVNVLAKSSIGHSVTVSPLQMARISAFISNKKLVSPFIVQSWGNHDAEISKPEKPVFDDGLLDILKQGMKAVPETGSAETAFKKFRKGKGVFGKTGTANVALYERGREITQKDFFTAWFTGWYEPENSKDKKNSKDKKIAFACMITHAAGKGKNTGGSVCAPVAAEMLNRLYNENEVKE is encoded by the coding sequence ATGAAACCTGTAACTTCTTTTATCTGTCTTATAATTGTTACTGCTGTTTTAACAGGTGCTGGTCTGCGTCTTCATTTTCTTCAAAAGAATGCAGGCCAGACCCAGGCTGAAACCGGTGAAAAAAACAGTCCTGCTGCTGAAGATGAAAAGCTTTTTTATGCTCTTTTAGATGCAAAGCTCATAAAACCAGGTACAGAAAATGATCAGCTTATTATTGAACCTCCTGATTTTATTTTGAAAATTAAGGCAGAGCAGACAGGTTTTTCTGCTGATGAAATTGAAAAACAGGAAAAACTTGTAAATGCCCTGTATGGTTCGCCTGTCGGAAGGTTTGTCCGTACCCAGGTGCGGTTATGGAATGAATCCCGTCATCTTGCAGGGATCAGGGATAACAGGAACAAGGGGGCAGCCGTGTCTGCCAATACCGGCAGCCAGTGGCAGGCTTATGAAACAGAAAACCCTGACTGGATTTTTCCCAATACCGGAGACCGGGTTTCCGAGGATTTCGGGTATGTGAATAATGGAAAACTTATTCCCGGGTTTTCTGACTGGTTCACTGCCCACAGCATTTCAGAGTCAGTGGAATTTAGAACTGAAATTCATGCTGAAAATGCCGTGCCTGATTTTATGGTACAGGTAATCGGCACACCTGTATCTGTTTATCCTGAACCTAAAGGCATGACTGCCTGCATTAATCCTAATCCCCAAAAAGATCAAACCGCAGATGCCTGCCAAATCCTGTTTTCATTGAAAAAAGGCATTAATGAGATTAAAATTAAAGTCAAGTCCGTACAGAATAAAGAACCCCGTATTGCAGGACTTTCTATAAGGAAAATTTCAAATCCCCCGGGGTTTGAATGGGTAAAAACAAAGCCTGTAATGTTATCGCCTTCATTAAAACCCTTGAAAATATTTACATCAGACAAAATTGAGCTTGCAGATGACGCAGGATGCCCCACAGCACAATCTGAAAAACTCGGTCTTACATCCCTGACAGGCATGGCAGACCGGATGCCTTATTCTCTTTCAGGCATTCTTGCCCGAAGCATACTGCCCTCAAATATGAAATCTGTCACCCTGACCATTGACAGCAGGATACAACAAGCAGCACAGGAAAGCCTGGAACTCAAGATTAAAGAATTTTTTCAAGGTGATAAATATTCAGAAGAACGCCGGGGCGCGATTGTTGTCATAGACCCTGAAAACGGGGCTGTGCTTGCTGCTGCCCAGTATCCAGAGCCGTTAAATCCCAGGTTATTTCATCCCTGGGACCTTGCCTCTTTTTCAAAGATTTATCCTGTTAAAAATCCCATGATTGTAAAAGCATGGCAGGGACTTGACAAACATAACGCGCCTGGCTCCACGTTCAAGACTGTTACCGCGCTGTCAGCAATGGAGGCGGCAGAGGGAAATAATGCTTTGAAAAAATTCATACAAGGCTTTTCAAGATCAGAATTTGAAAAAAATACAGGTCTGTCTTTGAACTGCGCTTCATATGATCCTGTGAGCATGGCATGTGTTCCGCCTGATGCCTGCCTGTTATATCACCCTGTAACCAAGAAATGTGTTAAGAAAAAATATCCCTATTCCATAGATAATTTTTCCGATGCTCCCTTGAGTTCTTCCTTTGAACCAAATATAAACACCTTTGGTTTAAGGCAGGCTGTACGGGATTCGGTTAATGTCTGGTTTGTGCGTCTTGCCCTGCTTTTTGACGGGAAAGCAGCACTGGAGTACGATCAGGCTTTTGCTGCCAGGAGAAGGGAAAATCCGGTTATGCCTGACTTTCAGCTTGTCAGAACTGCCCAAAAGCTTGGTTTTGGCGATAATCTTATTGATCTTGCTCCCAATCCGCCTTCTGACCTGCATTTGTTCAGGCATAAAAGCGGGGAAGGCGATGTGCTGTCTGCCCGTCCTGGTAAACCTGATCTCATGAATCCAAAAATGCAGGGGCTTGTAAACGTGCTTGCAAAAAGCTCCATAGGTCACAGCGTAACTGTAAGCCCTCTTCAAATGGCGCGCATATCAGCATTTATTTCAAACAAAAAACTTGTTTCCCCTTTTATAGTCCAGTCATGGGGAAATCATGATGCAGAAATTTCAAAACCTGAAAAACCTGTTTTTGACGATGGATTACTGGATATTTTAAAACAAGGCATGAAAGCTGTGCCTGAAACCGGATCTGCTGAAACTGCTTTTAAGAAATTCAGAAAAGGGAAAGGGGTTTTTGGAAAAACCGGGACTGCCAACGTGGCATTATATGAAAGAGGCAGGGAAATAACCCAGAAAGATTTTTTTACAGCATGGTTTACAGGCTGGTATGAACCGGAAAACTCCAAAGATAAAAAAAACTCCAAAGATAAAAAAATCGCTTTTGCCTGCATGATAACCCATGCAGCCGGGAAAGGGAAAAATACAGGCGGATCAGTATGCGCTCCCGTTGCTGCTGAAATGCTGAACAGGCTGTATAATGAAAACGAGGTTAAAGAATAA
- the parE gene encoding DNA topoisomerase IV subunit B yields MKSTNLFDENNGYDASSLEVLKGLDPVRRRPGMYTDTTRPNHLAQEVIDNAVDEAIAGFAKQIQVIHYEDGSLEVSDDGRGMPIDIHPEENMTGVEVIMTKLHAGAKFGNKNYQFSGGLHGVGVSVVNALSKRVEVEIRRNGKKYEIAFEGGQKVSDLELTGTIGIRNTGSTLRFWADEKYFDTSRYSISRLKHALRAKAVLCPGLTVKFVNKVNNENELWNYKNGLKDYLLENLCEYEQIPEEPFLGRYEGREEAVEWAVVWLPQHGQITAESYVNLIPTLQGGTHVNGFRTGLMAAVREFCEFRNLIPRGIKLIPEDIWNKCNYVLSAKMSDPQFSGQTKERLSSRQCASFVSGVVRDAFALWLNQHTDAGEKLSELAIESAKKRLKTARQVVRRKAGSGPTLPGKLADCISQNPEETEIFIVEGDSAGGSAKQAREKQTQAVLPLRGKILNTWEVETSMILKNNEIHDLAVAMGVDPGSNDISGLRYYKIIILADADSDGLHIATLLCALFFKHFKFLVESGKIFVAMPPLYRIDQGKKVFYALDEHEKDAILKRLNGSSKKGKISVQRFKGLGEMNPAQLRETTMFPDSRRLIQLTLSDETGIFETMDMLLAKKRSKDRKQWLEQEGDLADTEII; encoded by the coding sequence ATAAAAAGCACAAATCTTTTTGATGAGAATAATGGTTATGATGCTTCCTCGCTTGAGGTATTAAAAGGCCTTGATCCGGTAAGGCGCAGGCCGGGTATGTACACAGATACAACCAGGCCCAACCATCTTGCCCAGGAAGTTATTGACAATGCTGTTGATGAGGCTATTGCAGGATTTGCAAAACAGATCCAGGTAATTCATTATGAGGACGGATCCCTTGAAGTAAGCGATGACGGCCGGGGTATGCCCATAGATATACATCCTGAAGAAAATATGACTGGAGTTGAAGTCATAATGACAAAGCTTCATGCAGGGGCAAAATTTGGAAATAAAAATTACCAGTTTTCAGGGGGGCTTCACGGGGTTGGAGTTTCTGTTGTCAATGCGCTTTCTAAAAGGGTTGAAGTTGAAATAAGGCGCAATGGCAAAAAATATGAAATAGCGTTTGAAGGGGGGCAAAAGGTATCTGATCTTGAGCTGACAGGTACAATAGGAATACGAAATACAGGTTCTACCCTGCGTTTTTGGGCTGATGAAAAATATTTTGATACAAGCAGGTATTCCATTTCCAGGTTAAAACATGCACTCAGGGCAAAAGCTGTTTTATGTCCTGGGCTGACAGTGAAATTTGTCAATAAAGTCAATAATGAAAATGAGTTATGGAATTATAAAAACGGGCTTAAAGATTATCTTCTGGAAAATCTTTGTGAATATGAACAAATTCCTGAAGAACCTTTTTTAGGCAGATATGAAGGCAGGGAAGAAGCTGTGGAATGGGCAGTGGTCTGGCTTCCTCAACATGGACAGATAACGGCTGAAAGCTATGTAAACCTTATTCCCACACTTCAGGGAGGCACCCATGTAAATGGTTTTAGAACCGGACTCATGGCTGCTGTCAGGGAATTTTGTGAATTTAGAAATCTTATTCCACGGGGCATAAAACTTATACCAGAAGATATCTGGAACAAATGTAATTATGTATTATCTGCTAAAATGAGCGATCCCCAATTTTCAGGACAGACTAAAGAAAGGCTTTCGTCAAGGCAGTGTGCGTCCTTTGTTTCAGGTGTTGTCAGGGATGCCTTTGCTTTATGGCTTAATCAGCATACAGATGCAGGAGAAAAACTCTCTGAACTTGCTATTGAAAGTGCAAAAAAACGTCTTAAAACAGCAAGACAGGTTGTGCGCCGCAAAGCAGGTTCAGGGCCTACTTTGCCAGGCAAGCTGGCTGACTGTATTTCACAAAATCCTGAAGAAACAGAGATTTTTATTGTAGAAGGTGATTCAGCCGGAGGTTCTGCAAAACAGGCGCGTGAAAAACAAACCCAGGCAGTACTTCCCTTAAGAGGTAAAATCCTGAATACCTGGGAGGTGGAAACCTCCATGATATTAAAAAACAATGAAATCCATGATCTTGCAGTTGCTATGGGTGTTGATCCCGGGTCAAATGATATTTCTGGTCTTCGTTATTATAAGATCATAATCCTGGCTGATGCTGATTCTGACGGACTTCATATTGCTACACTGCTTTGCGCTCTTTTTTTTAAACATTTTAAATTTCTGGTTGAATCAGGAAAAATCTTTGTTGCCATGCCTCCTTTATACCGGATAGATCAGGGTAAAAAGGTTTTTTATGCTCTTGACGAGCATGAAAAAGATGCCATATTAAAACGACTTAATGGTTCATCGAAAAAAGGAAAGATAAGTGTACAGCGTTTTAAAGGGCTTGGGGAAATGAATCCTGCCCAGCTTCGGGAAACAACCATGTTTCCTGATTCCAGGCGTTTAATCCAGCTCACCCTTTCAGATGAAACAGGAATCTTTGAAACTATGGATATGCTTCTTGCAAAAAAACGTTCCAAAGACCGAAAGCAATGGCTTGAACAGGAAGGAGACCTTGCAGATACAGAAATTATATAA